The Limnochorda sp. LNt genome includes a region encoding these proteins:
- the mfd gene encoding transcription-repair coupling factor, translated as MQLTGLVELVRGLDAVQELAQAIARGPAQRMIVGAEGSQRSALVAALFAELASRPEGPRPILIVAPHRQAAERWYEDLHPMLGEERVGYFPSLETLPHEEVTPSVELLGRRIDALMRLAGAGRPPSVVVAEAVAVVERTIPAEVWREFVRPLSVGQQVDLQVVARRLTAAGYERRARVEGPGQMSVRGDILDVFPPDREQALRIEWFGDEVESIRTLDVDSQRSFGQLEQVTIAPARELLLTDEALLRGVEAIESSARRQADRLRSAGRRQEARRLEERIAAHLERLSQTGHAEGADQYRPLFYPDSPLLPAFMTSGVVVLDEPARLKERIQTAWTEWAALFEGLLERGRVLPEEAGCFGWWEELLQASRRHPLLLLSLLARRVEGVEPDGIHPIQGRSADPFHGNWQLLADELRARQKLRYRILLALQSESRAERAREALLNESVLAVVAPRVDGQLKPGNVVVVPARLTSGFEWDDLRLVVLTDTEVFGKQARPRRARTAPRPEAGARISDYLELREGDYVVHVNHGIGRYRGVKTMEVGGVRRDYLVVEYAGEDRLYVPTDQVHLLQRYIGSDDAPPRLNKLGGVEWARVKRRVRESVREMAESLLQLYAERQAQPGHAFSPDTPWQQEFEDAFPFEETPDQLRAAEEVKADMERPRPMDRLLVGDVGYGKTEVAMRAAFKAVADGRQVAVLVPTTILAQQHHRTFSERMARYPIRIEMLSRFQTSAEQARVLDGLRTGAVDIVIGTHRLLSKDVQFKSLGLVIVDEEQRFGVVQKERLKELRRTVDVLTMTATPIPRTLHMALSGLRDMSVIETPPEGRYPVRTYVVEYQDDLIRDAIAREMGRGGQVYFVYNRVQSIDRMAAHLGQLVPDARIAVAHGQMDEEHLEKVMLEFLNREHDVLVCTTIIEAGMDIGNVNTLIVYDADRFGLAQLYQLRGRVGRSNRVAYAYFTYRREKVLSEDAERRLQAIKEFTELGSGFKIALRDLEIRGAGNLLGPEQHGHIAAVGFQLYCRLLEEAVNEVKGQVVQKPPEPALDLPVDAYLPDDYVPDTAQKVELYRRIAVASSPEELESLAVEMEDRFGRMPPAVHNLLQVARLKLVAQEAGVGSIGMERDRVVVKAWPGLYLPADGLARAAAELRGRVVYRPGRTDTVWMRRMGLSDGQLLEALRQLLQRIRDAWAGTPGPRQEVAGARRSQ; from the coding sequence ATGCAGCTGACCGGACTCGTGGAGCTGGTGAGAGGCCTCGATGCCGTCCAGGAGCTGGCCCAGGCCATCGCCCGTGGCCCGGCGCAGCGGATGATCGTGGGAGCCGAGGGTTCCCAGCGCAGCGCCCTGGTGGCCGCGCTCTTCGCCGAGCTGGCCAGCCGACCCGAGGGGCCGAGGCCCATCCTGATCGTGGCCCCTCACCGGCAAGCGGCGGAGCGGTGGTACGAGGACCTGCATCCCATGCTGGGGGAGGAGCGGGTCGGGTACTTCCCGTCGCTGGAGACGCTGCCCCACGAGGAGGTCACGCCGTCGGTCGAGCTCCTGGGGCGACGGATCGACGCGCTGATGCGCCTCGCCGGCGCCGGCCGTCCGCCCTCCGTGGTCGTCGCCGAGGCGGTGGCCGTCGTCGAGCGGACCATCCCGGCGGAGGTGTGGCGGGAGTTCGTCCGGCCTCTCTCGGTGGGGCAGCAGGTCGACCTCCAGGTCGTGGCGCGTCGCCTCACCGCAGCCGGTTACGAGCGGCGAGCCAGGGTGGAGGGACCGGGCCAGATGAGCGTCAGGGGGGACATCCTCGACGTCTTTCCCCCCGACCGCGAGCAGGCCCTGCGGATCGAGTGGTTCGGGGACGAGGTCGAGTCGATCCGGACGCTCGACGTCGACAGCCAGCGCTCCTTCGGGCAGCTGGAGCAGGTCACCATCGCCCCCGCGCGCGAGCTGCTCCTGACGGACGAGGCCCTGCTGCGAGGCGTGGAGGCCATCGAGTCCAGCGCCCGCCGTCAAGCCGACCGGCTGCGCTCGGCGGGGCGCCGGCAAGAGGCGCGGCGTCTCGAGGAGCGCATCGCCGCTCACCTGGAACGCCTGTCGCAGACGGGCCACGCGGAGGGAGCCGACCAGTATCGCCCTCTCTTCTATCCGGACTCTCCTCTGCTACCGGCCTTCATGACGTCCGGGGTGGTCGTCCTCGACGAGCCGGCCCGCCTCAAGGAGCGGATCCAGACGGCCTGGACGGAGTGGGCCGCGCTCTTCGAGGGCCTGCTCGAGCGCGGGCGCGTGCTGCCGGAGGAGGCGGGATGCTTCGGCTGGTGGGAGGAGCTGTTGCAGGCGAGCCGCCGTCACCCTCTGCTCCTGCTCTCCCTGCTGGCGCGGCGGGTGGAGGGCGTGGAGCCCGATGGCATCCACCCGATCCAGGGCCGCTCCGCCGATCCGTTTCACGGTAACTGGCAGCTGCTGGCCGACGAGCTGAGGGCCCGTCAGAAGCTGCGCTACCGCATCCTGCTGGCGTTGCAGAGCGAGAGCCGGGCGGAGCGAGCGCGCGAGGCGCTGCTCAACGAGTCGGTCCTGGCGGTGGTGGCCCCGCGGGTCGACGGCCAGCTCAAACCTGGCAACGTGGTGGTGGTGCCGGCGCGGCTGACCTCGGGCTTCGAGTGGGACGACCTGCGCCTGGTGGTCCTCACCGACACGGAGGTCTTCGGCAAGCAGGCCCGACCGCGGCGTGCCCGCACCGCCCCGCGCCCGGAGGCCGGTGCTCGCATCTCGGACTACCTGGAGCTGCGCGAAGGCGACTACGTGGTGCACGTCAACCACGGTATCGGCCGCTACCGCGGCGTCAAGACCATGGAGGTGGGCGGCGTCCGCCGGGACTACCTGGTGGTGGAGTACGCCGGGGAGGACCGGCTCTACGTCCCCACGGACCAGGTGCACCTGCTCCAGCGCTACATCGGCAGCGACGACGCCCCGCCCAGGCTCAACAAGCTGGGTGGGGTCGAGTGGGCCCGGGTCAAGAGGCGCGTCCGCGAGTCGGTGCGCGAGATGGCGGAGTCGCTGCTGCAGCTCTACGCGGAGCGCCAGGCCCAGCCGGGCCACGCCTTCTCCCCCGACACACCGTGGCAGCAGGAGTTCGAGGACGCCTTCCCCTTCGAGGAGACGCCCGATCAACTGCGCGCCGCCGAGGAGGTCAAGGCCGACATGGAGCGGCCCCGGCCCATGGACCGGCTCCTGGTCGGCGACGTGGGCTACGGCAAGACCGAGGTGGCCATGCGGGCGGCCTTCAAGGCGGTGGCCGACGGACGGCAGGTCGCGGTGCTGGTGCCCACCACCATCCTGGCCCAGCAGCACCACCGGACCTTCTCGGAGCGCATGGCGCGCTACCCGATCCGCATCGAGATGCTGTCGCGCTTCCAGACGTCGGCCGAACAGGCGAGGGTGCTGGACGGGCTCCGCACCGGCGCCGTCGACATCGTCATCGGTACCCACCGACTGCTCTCCAAGGACGTGCAGTTCAAGAGCCTGGGCCTGGTCATCGTCGATGAGGAGCAGCGCTTCGGGGTGGTGCAGAAGGAGAGGCTCAAGGAGTTGCGCCGCACGGTGGACGTGCTGACCATGACCGCCACGCCCATCCCCCGCACCCTCCACATGGCCCTGTCGGGGCTGCGTGACATGAGCGTCATCGAGACCCCCCCAGAAGGGCGCTACCCCGTGCGAACCTATGTCGTAGAGTACCAGGACGACCTGATCCGGGATGCCATCGCCCGGGAGATGGGGCGGGGCGGGCAGGTCTACTTCGTCTACAACCGTGTCCAGAGCATCGACCGGATGGCCGCCCACCTGGGGCAGCTGGTGCCCGACGCCCGCATCGCCGTGGCTCATGGCCAGATGGACGAGGAACACCTGGAGAAGGTGATGCTGGAGTTCTTGAACCGTGAGCACGACGTGCTGGTCTGCACCACCATCATCGAGGCGGGCATGGACATCGGCAACGTCAACACCCTCATCGTCTACGACGCGGACCGCTTCGGCCTGGCCCAGCTGTATCAGCTGCGGGGGCGTGTCGGCCGCAGCAACCGGGTGGCGTACGCGTACTTCACCTATCGGCGGGAGAAGGTGTTGAGCGAGGACGCCGAGCGGCGCCTGCAGGCCATCAAGGAGTTCACCGAGCTGGGTTCGGGTTTCAAGATCGCCCTGCGGGATCTGGAGATCCGGGGAGCCGGCAACCTCCTGGGGCCCGAGCAGCACGGGCACATCGCGGCGGTCGGCTTTCAACTCTACTGCCGGTTGCTGGAGGAGGCGGTCAACGAGGTCAAGGGGCAGGTGGTGCAGAAGCCGCCGGAGCCCGCGCTGGACCTGCCGGTCGACGCCTACCTGCCCGACGACTACGTGCCCGACACGGCCCAGAAGGTGGAGCTGTACCGTCGGATCGCCGTCGCCTCGTCGCCCGAGGAGCTGGAGTCGCTGGCCGTGGAGATGGAGGACCGCTTCGGGAGGATGCCGCCCGCCGTCCACAACCTGCTGCAGGTGGCACGCCTGAAGCTGGTGGCTCAGGAGGCAGGGGTGGGCTCCATCGGCATGGAGCGGGATCGGGTGGTGGTCAAGGCGTGGCCCGGGCTCTACCTCCCGGCCGATGGGCTGGCCCGAGCGGCGGCGGAGTTGCGTGGGCGAGTCGTGTACCGTCCGGGACGGACCGATACGGTATGGATGCGTCGAATGGGATTGAGTGACGGGCAATTGCTGGAGGCGCTGCGTCAGCTGCTCCAACGCATCCGGGATGCGTGGGCGGGTACGCCCGGGCCCCGGCAAGAGGTAGCGGGTGCACGAAGGAGCCAGTAG
- the spoVT gene encoding stage V sporulation protein T, which produces MKATGIVRRIDDLGRVVIPKEIRRTLRIREGDPLEIFVDREGEVILKKYSPIGELGEFAQEYADSLYETTGHVAIITDRDAVVAVAGAPKKQWMDKPVTPAVERVMEGRKPVLFPRPGETRITPEGEEEERWDFTSMVVAPIVAEGDPIGAVILGTREPDKKVGELELKLAETAAGFLAKQMEQ; this is translated from the coding sequence GTGAAGGCAACGGGGATCGTCCGGCGCATCGACGACCTCGGACGTGTGGTGATTCCCAAGGAGATCCGTCGCACCCTGCGCATCCGCGAGGGAGACCCGCTGGAGATCTTCGTCGACCGTGAGGGCGAGGTCATCCTCAAGAAGTACTCGCCCATCGGCGAGCTGGGGGAGTTCGCCCAGGAGTACGCCGACTCTCTCTACGAGACCACGGGCCACGTGGCCATCATCACCGATCGGGACGCGGTCGTCGCGGTGGCCGGCGCCCCCAAGAAGCAATGGATGGACAAGCCCGTCACCCCTGCCGTCGAGCGGGTCATGGAGGGACGCAAGCCGGTGCTCTTCCCCCGGCCGGGCGAGACCCGCATCACCCCCGAGGGAGAAGAGGAGGAGCGCTGGGACTTCACCTCGATGGTGGTCGCCCCCATCGTGGCCGAGGGAGACCCCATCGGGGCCGTCATCCTGGGCACCCGAGAGCCCGACAAGAAGGTCGGCGAGCTGGAGTTGAAGCTGGCCGAGACGGCGGCTGGTTTCCTGGCCAAGCAGATGGAGCAGTGA
- a CDS encoding FtsB family cell division protein, which produces MVIDLRGRRYRLTPTALRRILVLVLLGALASFGGVAWKTFRIHQEIRALEAALEAQRRANRAIEEALGRASTPEAIESRARAVLGLVKPGEELVEVAIPVSPGDPYRVPRR; this is translated from the coding sequence TTGGTCATCGACTTGAGAGGCCGGCGCTATCGGCTGACACCCACGGCTCTGCGGCGCATCCTCGTGCTGGTGCTGCTCGGCGCGCTGGCCTCGTTCGGCGGCGTCGCATGGAAGACGTTTCGGATCCACCAGGAGATCCGCGCGCTGGAGGCGGCCCTGGAGGCCCAGCGACGAGCCAATCGTGCCATCGAAGAGGCCCTCGGCCGGGCCTCCACGCCGGAGGCCATCGAGTCGAGGGCCCGTGCGGTGCTGGGATTGGTCAAGCCGGGCGAGGAGCTGGTGGAGGTGGCCATCCCCGTCTCACCCGGCGACCCTTACCGGGTGCCCCGCCGCTAG
- the yabQ gene encoding spore cortex biosynthesis protein YabQ, whose product MLLSVASQLAAAGRVALVGLALAFLWDLYAAGRAVVGLRRYEFLLVSDLLFVSMLGPIAFALLLVADGAQLHASTLVGLIAGVAGYRLTLSPRVVRLVWMTGTGIGAVLRALAGTWWWLARRSRPWGAR is encoded by the coding sequence GTGCTGCTCTCGGTGGCGAGCCAGCTGGCCGCGGCCGGCCGCGTCGCGCTGGTCGGCCTGGCCCTGGCGTTCCTGTGGGATCTCTACGCGGCCGGCCGGGCCGTGGTCGGACTGCGGCGCTACGAGTTTCTCCTGGTGTCGGACCTGCTGTTCGTCTCGATGCTGGGGCCCATCGCCTTCGCCCTGCTGCTGGTCGCGGACGGAGCCCAGCTGCACGCCAGCACCCTGGTGGGATTGATAGCGGGCGTGGCAGGTTACCGGCTCACCCTGAGCCCGCGTGTGGTGCGCCTGGTCTGGATGACCGGGACGGGAATCGGAGCCGTGCTGCGAGCGCTGGCCGGGACGTGGTGGTGGCTGGCGCGCCGCAGCCGCCCGTGGGGGGCGCGCTAG
- the yabP gene encoding sporulation protein YabP, with product MAERAERGQTPAQVVRHQLALRGRQQLELQGIVSVESFDESLMVLHTDAGVLVVRGEGMQIMALDVEAGTMGINGTIHSLEYAQESPARKARGFLSRLVR from the coding sequence GTGGCCGAACGGGCCGAACGGGGGCAGACGCCGGCCCAGGTCGTCCGCCATCAGCTGGCCCTCCGGGGACGCCAGCAGCTGGAGCTGCAGGGCATCGTCAGCGTCGAGAGCTTCGACGAGAGCCTGATGGTGCTCCACACCGACGCCGGGGTCCTGGTGGTGCGAGGCGAGGGGATGCAGATAATGGCCCTCGACGTCGAGGCGGGCACCATGGGCATCAACGGGACCATCCACAGCCTGGAGTATGCCCAGGAGTCACCGGCCCGCAAGGCACGGGGTTTCCTGAGCCGCCTGGTCCGCTGA
- a CDS encoding SpoIID/LytB domain-containing protein, with amino-acid sequence MTSRRRAAVLTTLGLLVAAGLVFYLSGFPGERSDSGSLPPASRVQRFEREPTVSLFVKETGERKELPIEEYVAGVVAGEMWENWPERAYAAQAILARTFTLEFMARGGTRSLHGTDLSTDPEEAQAYNPSKISDAIRRAVDATRGQVLTYDGRYVRAWFHAYSGGQTTTPREGLGLQEVDEPYLRPVKLPDNPLVPDQFKSWRVELTEPELRQALASAGVDVGTIQQVRVAARGPTQRITEVEVIGESGRRTLTGNQFRLAVGADRMRSTLASTFEFGGRRLVVAGTGSGHGVGLSQWDALLMARQGRTPQAIVQTFYPGTRIEKLW; translated from the coding sequence ATGACGTCGAGACGACGCGCCGCCGTGCTGACGACCCTCGGCCTGCTCGTCGCCGCGGGTCTCGTCTTCTACCTGTCGGGCTTTCCCGGGGAGCGGTCCGACTCCGGGTCGTTGCCACCCGCTTCCAGGGTCCAGCGGTTCGAGCGGGAGCCCACCGTCTCTCTCTTCGTCAAGGAGACCGGCGAGCGCAAGGAGCTGCCCATCGAGGAGTACGTGGCTGGCGTCGTGGCCGGCGAGATGTGGGAGAACTGGCCGGAGAGAGCCTACGCCGCGCAGGCCATCCTGGCGCGCACCTTCACCCTGGAGTTCATGGCCAGGGGAGGGACCCGGTCGCTGCACGGCACGGACCTTTCCACCGACCCCGAAGAGGCCCAGGCCTACAACCCCAGCAAGATCAGCGACGCCATCCGCCGGGCGGTCGACGCCACGCGCGGCCAGGTGCTGACCTACGACGGCCGATACGTGCGCGCGTGGTTCCATGCGTACAGCGGGGGACAGACCACCACGCCCCGGGAGGGGCTGGGGTTGCAGGAGGTCGACGAGCCGTACCTGCGGCCCGTCAAGCTGCCCGACAATCCCCTGGTGCCGGACCAGTTCAAGTCGTGGAGAGTCGAGTTGACCGAGCCGGAGCTGCGCCAGGCGCTGGCCTCGGCCGGTGTCGACGTGGGCACCATCCAGCAGGTGCGCGTCGCCGCACGTGGCCCCACCCAACGGATCACCGAGGTGGAGGTGATCGGGGAGTCGGGGCGGCGGACGCTGACGGGCAACCAGTTCCGGCTGGCGGTGGGAGCGGACCGGATGCGCTCCACCCTGGCCTCCACGTTCGAGTTCGGCGGCAGGCGGCTGGTGGTGGCGGGCACGGGCTCCGGCCACGGCGTAGGACTCAGTCAATGGGACGCACTGCTCATGGCGCGCCAGGGGCGCACGCCCCAGGCCATCGTCCAGACCTTCTACCCCGGCACCCGCATCGAAAAACTCTGGTGA